The Aeromonas veronii genome includes the window TGTCACTCTGCTCTCCCTGGTGCCCATGATCGCCGTGGTGTTTGGCATGATGTCCGCCTTTCCGGTATTCCAGAGCCTGAAGCAGGGGATAGAGCAGTTCGTCTATCACAACTTCGTGCCCACCGCCGGCGAAATGCTCAAGGAGTACATCGACGGCTTCGTGGCCAATGCCACCAATACTACGGCAGTGGGGATTGGCGCCCTGATCGTGGTGGCCCTGATGCTGATCTCGGCCATCGACAAGAACCTCAACTACATCTGGCGCTCGACCCAGAACCGGCCCCTGGCCCAGGCCTTCGCCATGTACTGGATGATCCTGACCCTGGGCCCGGTGCTCATCGGTGCCAGCCTCGCCATCTCCTCTTATATCCTGTCCCTCAAGCTGTTCTCCGGTGACAGCCTGTTCGGCATCGGTTTCCTGCTGCTGCGCAGCCTGCCGTTCCTGTTCTCCGTGCTCACCTTCCTGCTGATCTATACGGTGGTGCCGAACTGCAAGGTGCGGTTGACCCATGCCTTCATCGGCGCCCTGGTGGCGGCCACCCTGTTCGAGCTGGCCAAGCGTGGTTTCGCCATCTATATCACCAACTTCCCCTCCTATCAGGCCATCTACGGGGCGCTGGCGACCATTCCTATCCTGTTCGTC containing:
- a CDS encoding virulence factor BrkB family protein gives rise to the protein MLQKIRGRLGHAVSFLRHDGGHFAQFVWGRFQQDRLTVTAGYLAYVTLLSLVPMIAVVFGMMSAFPVFQSLKQGIEQFVYHNFVPTAGEMLKEYIDGFVANATNTTAVGIGALIVVALMLISAIDKNLNYIWRSTQNRPLAQAFAMYWMILTLGPVLIGASLAISSYILSLKLFSGDSLFGIGFLLLRSLPFLFSVLTFLLIYTVVPNCKVRLTHAFIGALVAATLFELAKRGFAIYITNFPSYQAIYGALATIPILFVWVYLSWLVILLGAETTACLGEYEKPGAEELG